A genomic region of Limimonas halophila contains the following coding sequences:
- the atpE gene encoding ATP synthase F0 subunit C has product MEIEAAKLIGAGLAAIGVIGAGIGVGNLWASYYDALARNPQAKNDIGATIWIGFAVTEAIALYALIVALIILFAF; this is encoded by the coding sequence ATGGAGATTGAAGCTGCGAAACTCATCGGCGCCGGGCTCGCTGCGATCGGCGTTATCGGTGCCGGCATCGGTGTCGGCAATCTGTGGGCGAGCTACTACGACGCCCTGGCCCGCAACCCGCAGGCCAAGAACGACATCGGCGCGACCATCTGGATCGGCTTCGCCGTCACGGAAGCCATCGCGCTGTACGCCCTGATCGTCGCGCTCATCATCCTGTTCGCGTTCTAA
- a CDS encoding F0F1 ATP synthase subunit B family protein codes for MPQFNPEWFASQIFWLVISFTLLYLLMSRIALPRMQEIVEGREHKIQEDLNKAESLRDEAREINQAYEEQLREARGEAQKLLRETSEAISKEHAERHAEFGKELEQKVQEAEERIERAKAEALENVEDVAAGLAQDATSRLIGSNVGDAHAKKAVQSSVERAG; via the coding sequence ATGCCCCAGTTCAACCCGGAATGGTTCGCGAGCCAGATCTTCTGGCTGGTGATCTCGTTCACGCTGCTGTACCTTCTGATGAGCCGCATCGCGCTGCCGCGCATGCAGGAGATCGTCGAGGGCCGCGAGCACAAGATCCAAGAGGATCTGAACAAGGCCGAGAGCCTTCGCGACGAGGCCCGCGAGATCAATCAGGCCTACGAGGAGCAGCTCCGGGAGGCCCGCGGGGAAGCGCAGAAGCTCCTGCGCGAGACCAGCGAGGCCATCAGCAAGGAACACGCCGAGCGCCACGCCGAGTTCGGCAAGGAGCTCGAGCAAAAGGTTCAGGAGGCCGAGGAGCGCATCGAGCGCGCCAAGGCCGAGGCCCTGGAGAACGTCGAGGATGTCGCGGCCGGGCTGGCGCAGGACGCCACCTCGCGGCTGATCGGCAGCAACGTGGGCGACGCCCACGCCAAGAAGGCGGTCCAGAGCTCTGTTGAGAGGGCGGGCTGA
- a CDS encoding YceI family protein, translating into MSAEPREYEIDPEHVSVGFLVHHLGLADTLGMFREVSGSFTYDRETQELSDVKIVVQTDSVFTNHEARDEHLRGPDFLNVKEYPTMTFTADEAEPTGDNTGKLHGELTMLGTTKPLTLDVTYEGGRKYPFGDGHYAIGISARGTLHRSDHGMTYAVEDDLVGDAVKLIIEFEAIRQPASD; encoded by the coding sequence GTGAGCGCCGAGCCGCGCGAGTACGAGATCGATCCCGAGCACGTCTCGGTCGGCTTCCTGGTCCACCACCTGGGGCTGGCGGACACGCTGGGCATGTTCCGGGAGGTGAGCGGGTCGTTCACCTACGACCGCGAGACCCAAGAGCTGTCTGACGTGAAGATCGTGGTGCAGACGGACAGCGTCTTCACCAACCACGAGGCGCGTGACGAGCACCTGCGCGGGCCGGACTTCCTCAACGTGAAGGAATACCCAACGATGACCTTCACGGCGGACGAGGCCGAGCCCACCGGAGACAACACAGGCAAGCTCCACGGCGAGCTGACGATGCTCGGCACGACCAAGCCGCTGACGCTGGACGTGACCTACGAGGGCGGGCGCAAATACCCCTTCGGCGACGGCCACTATGCCATCGGCATTTCGGCGCGCGGCACGCTCCACCGCAGCGACCACGGCATGACCTATGCGGTGGAGGACGATCTGGTGGGCGATGCCGTGAAGCTGATCATCGAGTTCGAGGCCATCCGCCAGCCGGCCAGCGACTGA
- a CDS encoding F0F1 ATP synthase subunit B family protein has protein sequence MLASAEFWVLISFLILLAMGLYWGLRPTLGMLDKRAERVRQQIREAEELREEAQRELAEAKRTQREAKRDAEEIVEHARTEAQRLRERSEAELKEQLARRERLTMQRIEQTEREALEEVRARIAEVAVNATERLCRDNMTDKRGSELVDAAIQDVGKRLHS, from the coding sequence ATGCTGGCGAGCGCCGAATTCTGGGTTCTGATCTCGTTCCTCATCCTGCTCGCGATGGGCCTGTACTGGGGGCTGCGCCCGACCCTCGGCATGCTGGACAAGCGCGCCGAACGCGTGCGCCAGCAGATCCGCGAGGCCGAGGAGCTCCGCGAGGAAGCGCAGCGGGAACTGGCGGAGGCCAAGCGCACCCAGCGCGAGGCCAAGCGCGACGCGGAAGAGATCGTCGAGCACGCCCGCACCGAGGCGCAGCGCCTGCGGGAGCGCTCGGAAGCCGAGTTGAAGGAACAGCTCGCCCGCCGCGAGCGCCTGACGATGCAGCGCATCGAGCAGACCGAGCGCGAGGCCCTGGAAGAGGTTCGCGCCCGCATCGCCGAAGTCGCCGTGAACGCGACCGAGCGGCTGTGCCGCGACAACATGACGGACAAGCGCGGCAGCGAGCTGGTCGACGCCGCCATTCAGGACGTCGGCAAGCGGCTGCACAGCTAA
- the mdoH gene encoding glucans biosynthesis glucosyltransferase MdoH encodes MPDRAAVDTGRPQTLPRAVFLLLAGGTWLGAMATMAHLLGGTGMGLQGAAMLACFGLAIPMVVTGFWNAALGTAILAVCRDPLRTVAPFAYDRGETWDGRLAIVMPVRNEAVEPAVRTLRGLLDGLDALGLGEHCEVWLLSDSDDPEILAAEEAQVAAWRRETPGPARIHYRHRPEPEGFKAGNLWDFVTNHGERFAYMLVLDADSAMTPRAVDRLMRVMAARPKIGILQPLAVGAPAESVFARSLQFGMRQGMFVHSVGAAWWQGDAGPYWGHNAVIRMAPFREACGLPRLRGRSPLAGAILSHDQVEAARMRAHGHAVRLLPIEDGSLEAMPPTLFDFVKRELRWALGNLQYLKLLGRRGFRAMGRLQMAMAVMMYTAAPAWFAFMGFGLAAALGAGDGFALRDDTAKAVGIGLFAGMLGITFAPKVFGTLHTLLNGERRRGQGGVLAVVAGALSELALSVFLAPVVMLSVTIFIAGLPFGRKLTWTAQTRDAQRVPLGRAVRGLWPQVAIGGATAWALAVHAPAVLPWAAPVLIPLVVSPLFAWATAHPAAGALVRRLGLWATPEERGMKPVAPAPDPRRRTPGASPAIPAPASRAD; translated from the coding sequence ATGCCCGACCGCGCCGCCGTCGACACCGGACGCCCCCAGACGCTACCGCGCGCCGTTTTCCTGCTGCTCGCCGGCGGCACGTGGCTGGGCGCGATGGCGACGATGGCGCACCTGCTCGGCGGCACCGGGATGGGCCTCCAGGGCGCGGCGATGCTGGCCTGCTTCGGCCTGGCGATCCCCATGGTCGTCACGGGCTTCTGGAACGCCGCCCTGGGCACGGCGATCCTGGCGGTGTGCCGCGACCCGCTGCGCACGGTCGCGCCCTTCGCATACGACCGCGGCGAAACCTGGGACGGGCGGCTCGCCATCGTCATGCCCGTGCGCAACGAGGCGGTCGAGCCGGCGGTGCGCACCTTGCGCGGCCTGCTGGACGGGCTGGACGCGCTCGGGCTGGGCGAGCACTGCGAGGTCTGGCTGCTCTCGGACAGCGACGACCCCGAGATCCTGGCCGCCGAGGAAGCCCAGGTGGCCGCGTGGCGGCGCGAGACGCCGGGGCCGGCGCGCATCCACTACCGCCACCGGCCCGAGCCCGAGGGCTTCAAGGCCGGCAACCTCTGGGACTTCGTCACCAACCACGGCGAGCGCTTCGCCTACATGCTGGTGCTGGACGCCGACAGCGCCATGACGCCGCGCGCCGTGGACCGGCTGATGCGCGTCATGGCCGCCCGGCCAAAGATCGGCATCCTGCAGCCGCTCGCCGTGGGCGCCCCGGCGGAGAGCGTCTTCGCCCGTTCGCTGCAGTTCGGCATGCGCCAGGGCATGTTCGTCCACAGTGTCGGCGCCGCGTGGTGGCAGGGCGACGCCGGGCCGTACTGGGGCCACAACGCCGTCATCCGCATGGCGCCCTTCCGCGAAGCCTGTGGGCTGCCGCGCCTGCGCGGGCGCTCGCCGCTGGCCGGGGCGATCCTCAGCCACGATCAGGTGGAAGCCGCACGCATGCGCGCCCACGGCCACGCCGTGCGCCTTCTGCCGATCGAGGACGGCAGCCTGGAAGCCATGCCGCCCACCCTCTTCGACTTCGTGAAGCGCGAGCTGCGCTGGGCGCTCGGGAACCTGCAATACCTCAAGCTGCTCGGCCGCCGCGGCTTCCGCGCCATGGGGCGGCTGCAGATGGCGATGGCCGTGATGATGTACACGGCCGCGCCCGCCTGGTTCGCCTTCATGGGCTTCGGGCTGGCGGCAGCTCTGGGCGCCGGCGACGGCTTCGCGCTGAGGGACGACACGGCGAAGGCCGTCGGCATCGGGCTGTTCGCCGGGATGCTCGGGATCACCTTCGCGCCCAAGGTCTTCGGCACGCTGCACACTCTGCTGAACGGCGAGCGGCGGCGCGGGCAGGGCGGCGTGCTGGCGGTGGTCGCGGGGGCGCTGAGCGAGCTGGCGCTCTCGGTCTTCCTGGCGCCCGTGGTGATGCTGTCCGTCACCATCTTCATCGCCGGGCTGCCGTTCGGGCGCAAGCTCACCTGGACGGCGCAGACGCGCGATGCGCAGCGCGTGCCGCTCGGCCGCGCCGTGCGGGGCTTGTGGCCGCAGGTCGCCATCGGCGGCGCGACGGCCTGGGCGCTCGCCGTTCACGCGCCCGCGGTGCTGCCGTGGGCCGCGCCCGTGCTGATCCCGCTGGTGGTGTCGCCGCTGTTCGCGTGGGCCACCGCGCACCCGGCGGCCGGCGCGCTGGTGCGGCGCCTGGGCCTGTGGGCGACGCCGGAGGAACGCGGCATGAAGCCCGTCGCGCCCGCCCCTGACCCGCGCCGGCGCACCCCCGGCGCATCGCCGGCCATTCCGGCGCCGGCCTCGCGGGCGGATTAG